A single region of the Vicia villosa cultivar HV-30 ecotype Madison, WI linkage group LG4, Vvil1.0, whole genome shotgun sequence genome encodes:
- the LOC131597746 gene encoding uncharacterized protein LOC131597746, which produces MFLLAANASDVQKTTHNEAKKKDCKAAYCIQTAVDSTNFDIISHAESTKEAWDILVKYCEGESNQLETLKLEDSVGSLEAHEIRIFKRKGVQDSIKALKAQSWKKNGGSNKFKGKVDKTQGKKPWSNPRKQQAKDRTFESSKRGGGNYQKEKTDKKGVKKDNGLIKGKDEGVNLACKDSDDYEGMVVMVAIAYNHIESKIWFLDSGCSNHMTGQKVWLAGFDESKKSKVKIADNNLLQAEGTGNIVFQMSNGGKAMIKDILYVPGIKCNLLSVGQLVEKGFSVVMKDGVLKLFNTQNNLVLKSLLSKNWMFKTMISSTEVQCLKIVVDHKDSWLWNLWFGHLNF; this is translated from the exons ATGTTCCTGCTGGCTGCAAATGCATCTGACGTACAGAAAACGACCCACAATGAAGCTAAGAAGAAGGATTGCAAGGCTGCATATTGCATTCAAACGGCGGTTGATAGTACAAATTTCGACataatctctcatgctgaatcgaCAAAGGAGGCATGGGATATTCTTGTCAAGTATTGTGAAGGAG AATCCAATCAActtgaaaccctaaaattggaagattCGGTTGGTTCATTGGAAGCACATGAGATTAGGATTTTCAAAAGGAAAGGAGTTCAAGATTCTATAAAAGCTTTGAAGGCTCAGTCATGGAAAAagaatggtggttccaacaaattTAAAGGCAAAGTCGACAAGACCCAGGGCAAAAAGCCTTGGTCGAACCCTCGCAAGCAACAGGCCAAAGATAGAACTTTTGAATCCTCAAAAAGAGGAGGAGGAAactatcaaaaggaaaaaacaGATAAGAAAGGTGTGAA GAAAGACAATGGATTGATAAAAGGCAAGGACGAAGGAGTGAACCTTGCATGCAAAGATTCAGATGATTATGAAGGTATGGTGGTTATGGTTGCAATTGCATATAACCATATCGAATCAAAGATCTGGTTCCTCGACTCAGGCTGCTCGAATCACATGACTGGTCAAAAGGTGTGGTTGGCAGGTTTTGACGAGTCGAAGAAGAGCAAGGTAAAAATTGCTGATAATAATTTGTTGCAAGCAGAAGGTACTGGCAACATAGTTTTTCAAATGAGTAATGGAGGAAAAGCTATGATTAAAGATATTCTCTATGTACCTGGAATAAAGTGCAACCTCCTAAGTGTTGGACAACTAGtcgagaaaggtttctcagttgtcatGAAAGATGGAGTTTTAAAATTGTTCAACACCCAGAACAATTTGGTCTTGAAATCTCTTCTATCGAAGAACTGGATGTTTAAGACCATGATCAGTTCGACTGAAGTACAATGTCTAAAAATTGTTGTCGACCACAAGGATAGTTGGTTATGGAATTTGTGGTTTGGACATTTGAACTTTTGA
- the LOC131599559 gene encoding uncharacterized protein LOC131599559, producing the protein MSMDVTGIEGSKMFSSIQAQEIHGFNFSRKFYPTESDAELSDSASSTSTRTMIKKHADTFSMKFGRSSSTRELEYVKEILCNVQLIYIDFSLGRAREVVNSHLFNQLEAEGDVTRVTMNRG; encoded by the exons ATGAGCATGGATGTTACTGGTATCGAAG GAAGCAAGATGTTTTCATCTATTCAAGCTCAGGAGATCCATGGCTTCAATTTTTCAAGGAAATTCTATCCTACTGAATCTGATGCAGAGCTATCTgattcagcttcttcaacctcaACCAGGACAATGATTAAGAAGCACGCGGATACATTCTCTATGAAGTTTGGAAGATCATCAAGTACACGGGAGCTAGAATATGTGAAAGAGATACTATGTAATGTTCAGTTGATATATATAGATTTTTCCCTCGGCCGAGCACGCGAGGTTGTGAACTCTCATTTGTTCAATCAGTTGGAAGCCGAAGGGGATGTTACAAGAGTGACGATGAATCGAGGATAG